The sequence below is a genomic window from Candidatus Acidiferrales bacterium.
TTTATCTATCGAACGGCAGATCCTTCGCTCGCACGACCGACTTCAGATCCTTCGCTCGCCGCTTCTAGCGGCTTCGCTCAGGATGAAAACGCGCACAGCGCGTTTTCACTTTGCGGCGTGTTCGCGCCCGAAAGCCTTGATTTCAACGTCCACGCCCGGCGGCAAATCGAGCTTCATCAGCGCGTCCACCGTGTCCGGCGTCGGACTGAGAATATCGATGAGCCGCTTGTGCGTACGCATCTCAAACTGTTCGCGCGATTTCTTATCCACGTGCGGCGAACGCAACACCGTCCAGCGATTCACAACCGTTGGCAGCGGAATCGGTCCGGCAACTTCCGCGCCTGTGCGCCGCGCCGTTTCGACAATCTCGCGCGTCGATTGATCGAGAATGCGGTGATCGTAAGCCTTCAAACGAATGCGAATTTTTTCTCCGGTTGACATAGGTTACTCGATGATATCGGTGACGGCGCCGGCGCCGACGGTGTGGCCGCCTTCGCGGATCGCGAA
It includes:
- the rpsJ gene encoding 30S ribosomal protein S10 encodes the protein MSTGEKIRIRLKAYDHRILDQSTREIVETARRTGAEVAGPIPLPTVVNRWTVLRSPHVDKKSREQFEMRTHKRLIDILSPTPDTVDALMKLDLPPGVDVEIKAFGREHAAK